CCACTTATCGCGCGGTGCACGCGCTTGGGCTAACCGGCCGGGTGCGCTTCCTCACGACTGTCGAAGATGAAGACCTGGTCGCGATCTACTCGCTGGCGCAGGTGATGACCTTCCCGTCGGTTTACGAAGGCTTTGGCTTCCCGCCGCTGGAGGCGATGGCCTGTGGCGCGCCGGTCGTCTCGTCCAATGCGGCGTCGCTGCCCGAAGTTTGCGGCGACGCTGCAGTGCTCATCCCACCGCTGGATGTCGCCGAGTGGGCGCGGGCGCTGCAGCGCGTCTTGACCGACGAAGCGTTGCGCCGCGATTTGCAAGCGCGCGGGCCGAAGCAAGCCGCGAAGTTCACCTGGGCCGCCACGGCGCAAGCCACGCAGGCCGTGTATCGGTCGCTATTGAGGCCAACGGTATGACACACGTCGAATCCCCTGGATGGAACTGGGCCGGCAACCTGCGTTATCGCGCAGCGCGTTTGCACCGCCCCGAAACGCTGGACGAGCTGCGCGCGATCGTCGCGCACAGCCGTAAGCTACATGCGCTCGGCTCGCGCCACTCGTTCAACGACGTCGCCGACTGCGAAGCAGACCTCGTTTCGCTGGATCGCATGCCGCACGCACCGGTCATTGATCGGGAGCGACGCACGGCGACCGTCGGCGCCGGCATCACCTATGCACAGCTCTGCCCGCAACTGCACCGCGCCGGCTTCGCGCTGCACAACCTGGCATCGCTGCCGCACATTTCGGTCGCCGGCGCGATCGCCACGGCAACGCACGGTTCGGGCGACGGCAACGGCAACCTGGCGACGGCGGTCTCGGAGATCACACTGGTCACCGCCGAGGGCGAGGTGGTGACGCTCTCGCGCGAGCGGGACGGCGAACGTTTCGCCGGCGCGGTCGTTGCGCTGGGTGGGCTGGGCGTCGTCGTGCGCGTCACGCTGGACTTGTTGCCGGCATTCGAGGTGCGGCAGCAAGTGTATCGGCGCTTGCTGATGGCTCAGCTCGAGGCGCATTTCGACGCGATCATGAACAGCGCCTACAGCGTCAGCCTGTTCACCGACTGGCAGAGCGACTTCGTGGATCAAGTCTGGCTCAAGCAGCGCGTGGGCGACCGAGCGCCTGACGCGGACGGCGACTTCTTCGGCGCGGCGCCGGCGACTCAGCCGCAGCACCCGATCGCCTCGCTATCGGCGGAGCCATGCACGACGCAGATGGGAATTGCCGGGACGTGGCATGAGCGCCTGCCGCACTTCCGGCCCGATCACGTCCCCAGCGTCGGGGACGAACTGCAGAGCGAATATTTCGTGCCGCGCCGGTTCGCCGTCGAAGCGATGCGCGCCGTGGCCGCCTTGCGCCGGCACTTTACGCCGGTGCTGCTCATCTCCGAGGTGCGCAGCATCGCCGCCGACGCACTATGGCTCAGCCCGTGTTATGCGCAGGCATGTATCGGGTTGCACTTCACCTGGAAGAAGGACTGGCTGGCGGTGCAGCGCGTTTTGCCGTTAATCGAAGCGGCGCTGGGGCCGTTCGAGCCACGGCCACACTGGGGC
The window above is part of the Candidatus Roseilinea sp. genome. Proteins encoded here:
- the xyoA gene encoding putative xylitol oxidase, yielding MTHVESPGWNWAGNLRYRAARLHRPETLDELRAIVAHSRKLHALGSRHSFNDVADCEADLVSLDRMPHAPVIDRERRTATVGAGITYAQLCPQLHRAGFALHNLASLPHISVAGAIATATHGSGDGNGNLATAVSEITLVTAEGEVVTLSRERDGERFAGAVVALGGLGVVVRVTLDLLPAFEVRQQVYRRLLMAQLEAHFDAIMNSAYSVSLFTDWQSDFVDQVWLKQRVGDRAPDADGDFFGAAPATQPQHPIASLSAEPCTTQMGIAGTWHERLPHFRPDHVPSVGDELQSEYFVPRRFAVEAMRAVAALRRHFTPVLLISEVRSIAADALWLSPCYAQACIGLHFTWKKDWLAVQRVLPLIEAALGPFEPRPHWGKLFALSPAQLRVRYPRLADFRALAHDLDPQGKFRNAFVERLLN